GTGCGTCGACAGGGAGTCGCTTCGGCGCTGCTCTGCGCGCTGGAACAAGCGGCTTGGGACGCTGGAGTTCATCAACTTTCGGCCGAGACCCTTGCAAGCTGGCGACCGGCCGTCACATTTTATGGCAGGCACGGATACGAAACGGCTTAACCTGCCGTCGTCTCACCGCCGATTGCCGATCATGCGAAGTCTCGGTAGAGTACGGTTTTCCCGCTTCTGACTTGAATACGTACGAGATACCCCATGCCTGATCGCCAACAAATCGCCCACAACGTTTTCTTCACGCTGAAAGACCAGTCAGTCGAAGCGAAAGAAGCGATGGTCGCCGAGTGTCATAAATATCTGTCAGGGCATCCCGGCGTCCTGTATTACGCCGCTGGCCTGTTGACGCCGGAACTGGAGCGCCCGGTCAACGACCGCGCTTTTGACGTCGCGTTGCATGTGATCTTCGATTCGCTCGAGTCGCAAAACGCCTATCAGGTCGCCGAACGTCACCTGGAATTCATCGCCAAGAACAAAGAAGGCTGGGCTCAGGTTCGCGTCTTCGATTCAACCGTCGGCGGCGAGTAAAACCTTGTGGCGCCGCGCACCATCGAAGATCTGATTGCTCGCAAGCCGGCCCGCCGCCGCAGCGAAGTCCCGGCAGATGTGCTGAAAGCGCTGAACGCTGGCCAGATCGAGTCGCGCAACCTGGTCGAATGGCTGGTCATCGACCAGGTCAAGTTGCTCAAAGCGATTTTGCCCGAGATCGGCCTGGACGACGACCGAACGCAAAAATCGCTGCTAAAAACGGCGCGCGGCCTTCGAGAAGCCGGC
The nucleotide sequence above comes from Blastopirellula sp. J2-11. Encoded proteins:
- a CDS encoding Dabb family protein; protein product: MPDRQQIAHNVFFTLKDQSVEAKEAMVAECHKYLSGHPGVLYYAAGLLTPELERPVNDRAFDVALHVIFDSLESQNAYQVAERHLEFIAKNKEGWAQVRVFDSTVGGE